The Synergistaceae bacterium genome window below encodes:
- a CDS encoding purine permease, which translates to MADKELRNIVAIENIYNLDGRVPLGKAVPFGLQHVMAMFLPNIAPIIIIATASGLGTAQQAMLIQNAMVVAGIASLLQLYPVWRIGAKLPIIMGVSFTFVAVLCSIGAKYGYPAVVGAVLIGGIFEGCLGLTATYWRRIISPVVSATVVTTTGITLLAVGARSFGGGYSPDFGSATNLLIGSVTLVSCLLVSCFAKGFWKQLSILGGLIVGYILSILLGRVDFSLILSGDIVSLPHLLPFTPEFHVGPILSIAVIFLVSAAETIGDTSAMVATGLNRDITEKEISGSLGCDGFGSSISSLFGCAPVTSFSQNVGLIAMTKVVNRFTIMTGALCMVLAGLFPPLGAFFATLPDAVLGGCTIMMFGSIVMGGVQMFGRDGFTQRNVTIAALSIAMGVGFTGVPEIFSILPTIAQDVFANNSIALSFIVSVVLNLVLPEDMEVKRVEAEK; encoded by the coding sequence ATGGCAGACAAAGAATTGCGAAACATTGTGGCGATCGAGAACATCTACAACCTGGACGGACGTGTACCTTTGGGGAAGGCCGTACCCTTTGGCCTGCAACATGTTATGGCTATGTTTCTGCCCAATATAGCCCCCATCATCATCATTGCGACGGCCTCCGGACTTGGCACCGCGCAACAAGCCATGTTGATTCAAAACGCGATGGTCGTGGCGGGTATCGCTTCCCTGTTGCAATTGTATCCTGTTTGGCGCATAGGCGCGAAGCTGCCCATCATCATGGGCGTCAGCTTTACCTTCGTCGCGGTTTTGTGCTCGATTGGCGCTAAATACGGCTACCCCGCCGTTGTAGGCGCGGTTCTGATCGGCGGTATATTTGAAGGTTGTCTGGGACTGACGGCCACATACTGGCGGCGCATCATCAGCCCGGTCGTATCGGCCACAGTGGTGACGACCACAGGCATCACGTTGCTCGCCGTGGGCGCGCGTTCTTTTGGCGGCGGCTACAGTCCCGATTTCGGATCTGCCACCAATCTCCTGATCGGCTCCGTCACTCTGGTGAGTTGTTTGCTGGTCAGTTGCTTCGCCAAGGGATTCTGGAAACAGTTGTCGATATTAGGCGGGTTGATCGTCGGCTATATCTTGTCCATTCTCCTCGGCAGGGTAGATTTTTCTTTAATTTTGAGCGGTGATATCGTTTCGTTACCTCACCTGCTTCCCTTCACTCCAGAGTTTCACGTCGGCCCCATTCTCAGCATAGCGGTGATATTCCTGGTGTCGGCCGCGGAAACCATCGGCGATACCTCCGCTATGGTGGCTACCGGATTGAATCGAGACATCACTGAAAAAGAAATCTCCGGTTCCCTGGGTTGCGACGGCTTCGGCAGCAGCATATCCTCGCTGTTCGGCTGCGCGCCTGTCACCTCTTTCAGCCAAAACGTGGGACTGATCGCCATGACCAAAGTGGTCAACCGCTTCACGATCATGACCGGCGCTTTGTGTATGGTGTTGGCGGGGCTGTTTCCGCCTCTCGGCGCCTTTTTCGCCACTCTGCCCGACGCCGTGTTGGGCGGCTGCACGATCATGATGTTCGGCTCCATCGTCATGGGCGGTGTTCAAATGTTCGGTCGCGACGGTTTCACCCAACGCAACGTCACCATCGCGGCCCTGTCCATCGCAATGGGAGTCGGGTTCACAGGAGTGCCGGAAATTTTCAGCATCCTGCCGACAATAGCGCAGGACGTGTTTGCCAACAACAGCATCGCTCTTTCGTTCATCGTTTCCGTCGTGTTGAATTTAGTTCTGCCTGAAGATATGGAAGTGAAGCGGGTAGAGGCCGAAAAGTAA
- a CDS encoding xanthine dehydrogenase family protein molybdopterin-binding subunit — MSKLDKPETEGSEAFKLIGKPLARLDGLEKVTGKALFVADLEIPDVWLAGVLRSPVAAGRLKGIAKDPHFDWSKVTVVTAEDLPGPNAVSMVRDDYEVFAKDRISFATQALAAVAAPDRETLDKALASLKADVLPEAPILTLEDSIKAETVIWGTKNVIDEFRVQRGDMEKGFAEADVIVEGTYRTPYQEHVYLETQGMVAWPKADGAIVEGSMQCPYYVHGALAKALAIDTKNVTVRQSVTGGGFGGKEDYPSVMAIWVALLANTCGHPVKLVYDRSEDLLVSTKRHPSKVYHKTGVKRDGTITAMEVDILLDGGAATTMSKVVLSRSILHCTCGYKVLNANLHARAMATNSPPNGAFRGFGAPQSIFAMERQMDKIAFTLGMDPLSVRLKNVLRRGDSFPYGQVMDEGVFAAEVLEDVAERLGYREKRKRYAEQTGHVRRGIGLSLCLHGGGFTGSGEDNMGTKVEVEVVPGGVVEVLGSSTDMGQGASTVLPMIAAEALSLPLSKVRYPRPDTSRSPNSGPTVASRTTMYVGMVVRDASLNLLAKLKAYVEETHGGPVSYKEGIFYDYDGEVKIMDFDEAASRWFKGKDEKGEKGKKDRLLGVASYKPDASAAWDDEKYQGHAYKGYAWMAQAVEVEVNCDTYEVTPIDSAVAVELGRAINPAQIVGQIEGGVLQSYGWSTIEDLTLTPEGKYSTGHLNAYLVPTTLDTPHFEVRIFEDPCAVGPYGAKGIGELPMDGGAPAVAAAVENALGVEAIVDKVPLTGEELHRLMSIQMSIQLMSIQPKGASL, encoded by the coding sequence ATGTCGAAGCTCGATAAGCCGGAGACGGAGGGGTCAGAGGCTTTCAAATTGATCGGCAAGCCCTTGGCGCGTCTCGACGGCTTGGAAAAGGTCACGGGCAAGGCTCTGTTTGTCGCGGATCTGGAGATTCCAGACGTTTGGCTGGCAGGGGTGTTGCGCTCGCCGGTGGCGGCGGGAAGGCTCAAAGGTATTGCGAAGGACCCCCATTTCGACTGGAGCAAGGTGACGGTGGTCACGGCGGAGGACCTGCCTGGCCCCAACGCGGTCTCAATGGTGAGGGACGACTACGAGGTCTTCGCCAAAGACAGGATCAGCTTCGCCACCCAAGCGCTGGCCGCAGTAGCCGCGCCGGACCGAGAAACCTTGGATAAGGCCCTTGCCAGTCTGAAAGCCGACGTGCTTCCAGAGGCGCCCATTTTGACTCTGGAGGATTCGATCAAGGCCGAAACCGTCATCTGGGGAACGAAGAACGTGATCGACGAGTTTCGCGTTCAGCGGGGAGACATGGAGAAGGGTTTCGCGGAAGCCGACGTCATCGTGGAGGGGACGTACCGCACGCCCTACCAAGAACACGTTTACTTGGAAACCCAGGGTATGGTGGCCTGGCCGAAGGCGGATGGCGCGATCGTCGAGGGCTCTATGCAGTGTCCTTACTACGTCCACGGCGCTTTGGCCAAGGCGTTGGCTATCGACACAAAGAACGTGACGGTGCGCCAGAGCGTCACGGGAGGCGGTTTTGGGGGCAAGGAGGACTACCCCTCGGTAATGGCCATTTGGGTGGCATTGCTGGCCAATACCTGCGGTCATCCGGTTAAGCTGGTTTACGACAGGAGCGAGGACCTTCTGGTTTCCACAAAACGTCATCCCTCCAAGGTTTATCATAAAACGGGCGTCAAGCGCGACGGAACCATCACGGCAATGGAGGTGGATATTCTGTTGGACGGAGGCGCGGCCACCACCATGAGCAAGGTGGTCCTGTCCCGTTCTATTTTGCATTGTACATGCGGTTACAAGGTCCTCAACGCCAATCTTCACGCGCGGGCCATGGCAACGAACTCTCCGCCCAACGGGGCTTTTCGGGGATTCGGCGCGCCCCAGAGCATTTTCGCTATGGAGCGTCAAATGGACAAGATCGCCTTTACCTTGGGGATGGACCCGCTCTCCGTGCGATTGAAAAACGTTCTCCGTCGAGGGGATTCCTTCCCTTATGGGCAGGTGATGGACGAGGGGGTCTTTGCCGCCGAGGTCCTTGAGGACGTGGCGGAACGGCTGGGCTATCGGGAAAAGCGGAAACGATACGCAGAACAGACGGGCCACGTTCGCCGGGGCATCGGTTTGTCGTTGTGTCTTCATGGTGGGGGGTTCACCGGCAGCGGCGAAGACAACATGGGAACGAAGGTCGAGGTCGAGGTTGTGCCTGGGGGCGTGGTGGAGGTTCTGGGCAGCAGCACGGACATGGGACAGGGAGCGTCCACGGTGTTGCCCATGATCGCGGCCGAAGCCCTCTCGTTGCCTCTGAGCAAGGTGCGCTATCCCCGTCCCGACACGTCCAGATCCCCCAACAGCGGACCGACCGTCGCCTCCCGCACGACAATGTACGTGGGCATGGTGGTGCGGGACGCCTCCCTGAATTTACTCGCAAAATTGAAAGCCTATGTTGAAGAAACTCATGGCGGCCCCGTTTCCTATAAAGAAGGAATTTTCTACGATTACGATGGAGAAGTCAAAATCATGGACTTCGACGAGGCTGCCTCACGGTGGTTCAAGGGAAAAGATGAAAAAGGCGAAAAAGGCAAAAAAGACCGCTTGCTCGGTGTCGCGAGCTACAAGCCCGACGCGTCCGCGGCCTGGGATGACGAAAAATACCAAGGCCACGCTTACAAAGGATACGCTTGGATGGCCCAAGCGGTGGAGGTCGAGGTGAACTGCGATACCTACGAGGTCACGCCCATAGACTCCGCCGTGGCCGTAGAGCTTGGCCGAGCCATCAACCCGGCGCAAATCGTGGGGCAGATCGAGGGCGGGGTGTTGCAGTCCTATGGCTGGAGCACCATCGAGGACCTTACCCTCACGCCGGAGGGGAAATACAGCACAGGACACCTGAACGCCTATTTGGTCCCCACGACGCTCGACACGCCTCATTTCGAGGTGCGGATCTTCGAGGATCCCTGTGCCGTGGGGCCCTACGGGGCCAAGGGCATAGGCGAGCTGCCAATGGACGGCGGAGCTCCCGCCGTGGCCGCGGCTGTGGAGAACGCCCTGGGCGTCGAGGCGATCGTGGACAAGGTGCCGCTCACGGGGGAGGAGTTGCACCGTTTGATGAGCATCCAGATGAGCATCCAATTGATGAGCATCCAACCCAAGGGGGCGTCGCTATGA
- a CDS encoding FAD binding domain-containing protein, whose translation MKIELTVNGSLRTAEVHPMTRLLDLLRDDMHLKGCKEGCGEGECGACSIIMDGRLVNACMVPSLQAAGSQILTIEGLGTMENPDALQTAFVEEGAVHCGFCTPGMIMATRDLLQRNAKPSLDEVRVALSGNLCRCTGYNRIYAAVESAVQKGYNPQWEGLLSDEKADEEASRKTRETRPEFSSAEKGRFFSPSSLREALEILSDQPSALLLAGGTDIGPDIKNGKLEVSGAMDIFGLKELKVIERRKNEGGQDDCICIGACVADAEMAENPLVIEFLPALMEAALRSAGPAVRNRATMGGNVCTASGAADLPVALLALGGRVRLQSKSGERVLDVEKFIKGYRKTDLQPGELLREFIVPMPEPGAQKFYKRGSRAALTLSRASLAFVAGVEENNGKKTITSFRAAAGSMSPIPTRLRRLESVLTGQFLTSELILKAVETIKSELNPRKSAAYRKDLAGNLTRRFLENL comes from the coding sequence ATGAAAATCGAACTCACGGTCAACGGGTCGCTGAGAACGGCCGAGGTCCACCCTATGACGCGGCTCCTGGACCTTTTGCGCGACGATATGCATTTGAAGGGCTGCAAAGAGGGATGCGGCGAGGGGGAGTGTGGGGCCTGTTCCATCATCATGGACGGTCGTTTGGTCAACGCCTGTATGGTCCCCTCCTTGCAGGCCGCGGGGTCCCAAATTCTTACCATCGAGGGGCTGGGAACCATGGAAAACCCCGACGCGCTGCAAACCGCCTTTGTGGAAGAAGGAGCCGTTCATTGCGGTTTTTGTACTCCAGGCATGATCATGGCGACCAGGGATTTGTTGCAGCGAAACGCGAAACCCTCCCTGGACGAGGTACGAGTGGCTCTGTCGGGCAACCTGTGTCGTTGCACAGGATACAATCGCATCTATGCCGCAGTCGAAAGCGCCGTTCAAAAGGGTTACAACCCCCAGTGGGAGGGTCTTTTATCGGATGAGAAAGCGGATGAGGAAGCCTCACGAAAAACGCGGGAAACGCGCCCAGAGTTTTCCAGCGCTGAAAAAGGCCGTTTTTTCAGCCCCAGCTCTTTGCGGGAGGCTCTAGAGATTTTATCGGACCAACCGAGCGCGCTGTTGCTGGCGGGTGGCACGGATATCGGCCCGGATATTAAAAACGGCAAGCTGGAGGTCAGCGGCGCGATGGACATCTTCGGCTTGAAGGAGCTGAAGGTCATTGAGCGCCGAAAAAATGAGGGAGGCCAGGACGATTGCATTTGCATCGGGGCCTGTGTCGCGGACGCGGAGATGGCGGAAAACCCCTTGGTCATCGAGTTTCTCCCCGCTTTGATGGAAGCCGCGCTTCGGAGCGCCGGCCCGGCGGTTCGCAACCGGGCCACTATGGGGGGAAACGTCTGCACGGCCTCCGGAGCCGCGGACCTGCCCGTCGCGCTTCTGGCCTTGGGGGGACGGGTGCGGCTCCAAAGCAAGAGCGGCGAGCGCGTCCTGGACGTGGAGAAGTTTATTAAAGGATACCGGAAAACGGACCTTCAACCGGGCGAATTGTTACGGGAATTCATTGTTCCCATGCCAGAGCCTGGGGCGCAGAAATTTTACAAGCGGGGTTCGCGGGCGGCTCTAACCCTTTCACGCGCCTCTCTGGCCTTTGTGGCTGGTGTGGAAGAGAACAACGGAAAAAAGACGATCACCAGCTTCCGCGCCGCTGCGGGAAGCATGTCTCCGATCCCCACGCGATTGCGGAGGCTCGAATCCGTGCTGACTGGTCAATTTCTCACTTCTGAGCTGATCTTAAAGGCGGTGGAGACAATCAAGAGCGAATTGAACCCGCGCAAATCCGCCGCGTACCGTAAGGACCTGGCGGGGAATTTGACGCGGCGTTTTCTGGAGAATTTGTAA
- the rsxC gene encoding electron transport complex subunit RsxC: MFQSLTFRGGVHPPGSKEITANKEIEALHPRGDLVYPMSQHIGAPCVSLVKKGDKVLSGQKIADSEAFVSAPVLSSVSGTVKDIGMRMTIPGSFEPCVIVENDGLFKCGSALSPHEDFHLLEPKECVKIIREAGIVGMGGATFPTHVKLSPPPGKNIRWVIVNGVECEPFLNCDNRLMLERPEPILGGLEICLRLFPEAEGVIAIEANKPEAIERMQKENFGRELPPSGKSIRIMPHEVKYPQGAEKMLIYTVTGREIPPGTLPADVGCLVLNVQTLFHIWMAVIEGIPVMERIVSVTGDAVAKPGNFLVPLGISVRELIDAAGGFTEEPAKLLSGGPMMGLSMRSLDVPVTKGTSGILALTARSAPQLEESNCIRCARCVDACPMGLVPSSLDRAARLRDYVEFEAMGGMNCIECGSCTYRCPARRYLTQTCRNGKAGVTVARKRAEEVKKTAERTGETK; the protein is encoded by the coding sequence ATGTTCCAATCACTCACTTTTAGGGGTGGAGTACATCCACCGGGTAGTAAGGAAATTACGGCGAATAAAGAAATAGAGGCCTTGCATCCTCGCGGTGATCTCGTCTACCCAATGTCGCAGCACATCGGAGCGCCTTGTGTTTCGCTCGTGAAAAAAGGCGACAAAGTTTTATCCGGGCAGAAAATAGCGGACTCAGAGGCATTCGTCTCCGCTCCGGTATTGTCATCTGTCTCTGGGACTGTAAAGGACATCGGGATGAGGATGACGATACCGGGAAGTTTCGAACCCTGCGTGATCGTTGAAAATGACGGGCTCTTCAAGTGCGGCTCGGCTCTGTCTCCTCACGAGGATTTCCATTTGTTGGAGCCTAAAGAGTGCGTTAAAATCATTCGCGAAGCGGGAATTGTCGGTATGGGTGGAGCAACCTTCCCGACTCATGTTAAACTCTCGCCGCCGCCTGGAAAAAACATCCGGTGGGTCATTGTCAACGGCGTTGAGTGCGAACCGTTTCTCAATTGCGATAACCGACTGATGCTTGAGCGACCGGAGCCCATTCTAGGAGGCTTAGAGATATGTCTGCGCCTTTTCCCGGAAGCCGAGGGAGTCATCGCCATAGAAGCCAACAAGCCGGAAGCCATTGAACGGATGCAAAAAGAAAACTTCGGGCGAGAACTTCCGCCAAGCGGTAAAAGTATCCGTATCATGCCTCATGAGGTGAAATATCCTCAGGGCGCGGAAAAAATGCTGATCTACACGGTGACGGGACGGGAAATTCCTCCCGGTACTCTTCCGGCGGATGTGGGCTGCCTGGTGCTCAATGTTCAAACCTTATTTCATATCTGGATGGCAGTCATCGAGGGCATTCCGGTCATGGAGCGTATCGTCTCCGTAACTGGAGACGCCGTGGCGAAGCCCGGAAACTTTCTCGTTCCGTTGGGGATCTCCGTGCGTGAACTCATCGACGCGGCCGGAGGGTTCACCGAAGAGCCCGCGAAGCTCCTGTCCGGCGGGCCGATGATGGGGCTCTCCATGAGGTCACTTGATGTTCCCGTCACGAAGGGGACGTCCGGTATCCTCGCTCTCACAGCGCGGTCTGCGCCGCAATTGGAGGAGTCGAACTGTATCCGCTGTGCTCGATGCGTCGATGCCTGCCCCATGGGACTGGTTCCGTCCTCGCTCGACCGTGCCGCGAGATTGCGAGACTATGTGGAATTTGAGGCGATGGGTGGGATGAATTGCATCGAATGCGGAAGCTGCACCTACAGGTGTCCCGCGAGACGATATCTCACCCAGACATGTAGAAACGGCAAAGCTGGGGTGACGGTTGCTCGCAAAAGAGCAGAAGAAGTGAAAAAAACAGCGGAAAGAACAGGTGAAACGAAGTGA
- a CDS encoding RnfABCDGE type electron transport complex subunit D: MSRLLVVASSPHIRSEMDTARIMSWVLIALAPAGLAGVFFLGARSILVAAVCVISCVVVEAVWQKLSKQKITVSDLSAAVTGLLLAYNVPPTIPLWMVVCGSAFAMIIVKHFFGGLGQNIVNPALAGRVMMLICWPVAMTTWTLHGVSGPTPLALLKGVDGISGATALPSLMDVLIGNTGGCIGEISALALLLGGGVLFFKGIISWRIPVTYIATVAAMSAVFGRSGGPLFEIMTGGLMLGAIFMATDYTTSPMTPKGQFIFAFGCGLLTALIRTFGGYPEGVSYSILIMNTIVPIIDRMTAPRIFGEFREAKKYGSK; the protein is encoded by the coding sequence GTGAGTCGTCTGCTTGTGGTTGCAAGTTCGCCACATATACGATCTGAAATGGATACGGCGCGGATCATGAGCTGGGTGCTGATTGCGCTGGCGCCGGCCGGGCTTGCCGGAGTTTTTTTCTTGGGCGCGCGTTCGATTCTAGTCGCCGCAGTCTGTGTCATCTCTTGCGTGGTGGTTGAGGCCGTTTGGCAAAAGCTTTCGAAGCAGAAAATCACCGTGTCAGACTTGTCCGCCGCTGTGACGGGGCTGCTTCTCGCCTACAACGTTCCACCCACGATTCCCCTGTGGATGGTGGTGTGCGGTTCCGCCTTCGCTATGATCATCGTTAAACATTTCTTCGGCGGGTTGGGACAGAATATCGTGAATCCGGCTCTGGCAGGGCGCGTGATGATGCTTATCTGTTGGCCCGTCGCCATGACTACCTGGACCCTGCACGGGGTCAGCGGTCCTACACCGCTCGCGCTTCTCAAGGGCGTTGATGGCATTAGTGGGGCTACGGCGCTACCGTCCCTTATGGACGTCTTGATTGGTAACACCGGGGGCTGTATCGGCGAGATATCCGCTTTGGCTTTACTCCTCGGTGGCGGCGTCCTGTTTTTCAAGGGCATCATCTCATGGAGAATTCCCGTTACGTATATCGCCACAGTCGCGGCCATGTCCGCGGTCTTCGGACGCTCGGGTGGTCCATTATTTGAAATTATGACCGGCGGTCTGATGCTAGGGGCCATTTTTATGGCGACGGACTACACGACAAGCCCCATGACACCCAAAGGCCAGTTCATATTCGCTTTTGGCTGCGGATTGCTCACCGCGCTAATCCGAACTTTCGGAGGATACCCGGAGGGCGTGTCCTACTCTATTTTAATTATGAACACTATCGTTCCGATTATCGATAGGATGACGGCGCCACGTATTTTTGGTGAGTTTAGGGAGGCAAAAAAATATGGCAGCAAGTGA
- a CDS encoding RnfABCDGE type electron transport complex subunit G: MAASDGQALSFNDGETENRAENKKKILRLGLILFTVAAITGIILGIVYQITLEPIRETQERLRGAALSGALPEAKSFSLVEIVPDADPMIVDVQEALDGDQLVGYCLTLTSKGYGGPLEIVVGITETGKLRAIRILSHSETPGLGAKAPLPVFSGQYENREAEKLILVKTAPERDNEVQAISGATITSTAVTDGVNAALDYWRNHLKTTLREGTEDEEEEEGTEDEPF; the protein is encoded by the coding sequence ATGGCAGCAAGTGACGGGCAGGCGTTGTCTTTCAACGATGGCGAGACTGAAAACAGAGCTGAAAACAAAAAGAAAATTCTCCGGCTGGGGTTGATTCTTTTCACTGTCGCCGCTATAACAGGCATCATTCTGGGAATCGTTTACCAAATCACGCTTGAACCAATACGTGAGACACAGGAGCGGCTTCGCGGCGCGGCGCTGTCTGGAGCGCTTCCAGAGGCGAAGTCGTTCTCGCTGGTCGAGATCGTGCCGGACGCGGACCCGATGATCGTAGACGTGCAAGAAGCCTTGGACGGAGACCAGTTAGTGGGATACTGTCTGACGTTAACGTCCAAAGGATACGGCGGGCCGCTCGAAATTGTCGTCGGAATCACGGAGACGGGGAAGCTTCGGGCTATTCGTATTCTCAGCCATTCCGAAACGCCGGGGCTGGGTGCAAAGGCTCCGCTCCCAGTCTTTTCAGGCCAGTACGAGAACCGGGAGGCGGAGAAGCTGATCCTCGTGAAGACCGCGCCTGAGAGAGACAATGAAGTGCAGGCCATATCGGGGGCGACTATTACCTCAACCGCCGTAACAGACGGAGTGAACGCCGCTTTAGACTATTGGAGGAATCACCTCAAAACAACCTTGCGGGAAGGAACTGAAGACGAAGAGGAAGAGGAAGGAACTGAAGATGAACCCTTTTAA
- a CDS encoding electron transport complex subunit E: MNPFKIIKNGIIDESPTLVQCIGLCPTLAVSTNATNGVGMGLAAAAVLIGSNMAVSALRKFVPNEIRIPIFIVLIAGFVTVVQLLISGFAPELDKSLGIFIPLIVVNCIILARAEAFAFKNGVIASFFDGIGMGLGFTFALTLIGAVREFLGNGTIFDIVLTPMGYQPALLVILAPGGFITLGIFMAIFRFLRNRAAEKKGAVPPDDALCSACGACAACGKAEEKA, translated from the coding sequence ATGAACCCTTTTAAAATTATCAAAAACGGCATCATCGACGAGAGTCCAACGCTGGTGCAGTGTATCGGGTTGTGCCCTACTCTGGCGGTCTCCACTAACGCCACCAACGGGGTCGGTATGGGACTAGCGGCGGCAGCGGTTCTGATCGGCTCGAACATGGCCGTGTCGGCCCTACGTAAATTCGTTCCAAACGAGATTCGCATTCCCATCTTCATCGTGTTGATTGCGGGTTTCGTCACGGTAGTCCAGCTCTTGATTTCCGGGTTCGCCCCGGAATTGGACAAGTCTCTGGGGATATTCATCCCGCTCATCGTGGTTAACTGCATCATTTTGGCACGTGCGGAGGCGTTTGCGTTCAAAAACGGAGTAATCGCCTCATTTTTCGATGGTATTGGAATGGGGTTAGGCTTCACTTTCGCCCTGACGTTGATCGGCGCTGTACGAGAATTTCTCGGTAATGGTACGATCTTCGATATCGTGTTGACCCCAATGGGCTACCAGCCAGCGTTACTTGTCATCCTCGCTCCGGGAGGTTTCATCACTCTGGGAATCTTCATGGCCATTTTCCGCTTCCTCCGAAATCGGGCCGCGGAGAAAAAAGGCGCTGTTCCCCCCGATGACGCTTTGTGCTCCGCCTGTGGCGCGTGTGCCGCGTGCGGCAAGGCCGAAGAAAAGGCTTAG
- a CDS encoding electron transport complex protein RnfA, whose translation MDLLWILLGSMFVNNIIFSRFLGCCPFLGVSTKTDTAKGMGVAVIFVLVLAAVMTWLAFHMVLVPLGLEYLYTLSFILIIAALVQFVELVLKKINPVLYKSLGIFLPLITTNCAVLGVAVINMNENYTLAESVVNALGSSMGFLLALLLMSGIRERIDRNTNVPQCLQGLPIALVTAGLMSMAFMGFAGIIK comes from the coding sequence ATGGATTTGCTCTGGATATTGCTCGGCTCGATGTTCGTCAACAACATCATTTTTTCGCGCTTCCTCGGTTGTTGCCCGTTTTTGGGGGTATCGACCAAGACAGACACGGCGAAGGGCATGGGCGTAGCTGTTATTTTTGTGCTGGTCTTGGCCGCCGTCATGACATGGCTCGCTTTCCACATGGTGCTTGTCCCACTGGGACTGGAGTACCTCTACACTCTGTCGTTTATCCTGATCATCGCGGCTCTGGTTCAGTTCGTGGAACTGGTTCTGAAGAAGATCAATCCGGTGTTGTATAAATCTCTGGGGATATTTCTGCCTCTAATCACGACAAACTGCGCAGTTCTGGGCGTCGCCGTCATCAACATGAACGAGAACTACACGCTGGCCGAATCCGTTGTGAACGCGCTCGGTTCATCAATGGGCTTTCTTCTGGCGCTTCTTTTGATGTCTGGCATTCGGGAACGTATCGATCGCAACACGAACGTCCCTCAATGTCTTCAGGGTTTGCCAATCGCGCTCGTCACCGCTGGGTTAATGTCGATGGCCTTCATGGGGTTCGCGGGAATCATCAAGTAA
- a CDS encoding RnfABCDGE type electron transport complex subunit B yields the protein MISIEGVLWPTVVMGVLGLVFGALLAFASIKFFVKTDERVSMIREILPGANCGGCGYPGCDGYANGVVNEGAKMNLCAAGGPVVAQKIAEIMGVTVEQEDSTPLRAVLRCAGSPRSSARNVVYDGIQDCRSAAVLPGGSPNACPFSCMGLGTCVKVCPFGAMSIVDGLASIDPKKCVGCGACISACPKSVLTLAPNTSVAWVTCNSKWKGPDVKKVCSVGCIGCSLCARVCPEKAIAVDGNLAVIDFAKCTGCGMCMAKCPAGCINAPVPIAKAV from the coding sequence GTGATTTCAATCGAGGGGGTCCTTTGGCCCACCGTCGTGATGGGCGTTCTGGGATTAGTGTTCGGGGCATTGCTCGCGTTCGCCTCGATAAAATTTTTTGTGAAGACGGACGAGAGAGTTTCGATGATCCGAGAAATACTGCCAGGGGCGAACTGCGGAGGTTGCGGCTATCCTGGCTGTGACGGTTACGCCAATGGAGTGGTCAATGAGGGAGCCAAAATGAATCTCTGCGCCGCCGGAGGCCCAGTGGTGGCGCAAAAGATAGCGGAGATCATGGGAGTTACGGTGGAGCAAGAGGACTCCACGCCATTACGCGCGGTTCTACGATGCGCGGGTTCTCCTCGCTCTTCGGCCCGCAACGTAGTCTACGACGGAATACAGGACTGCCGATCAGCGGCGGTTCTGCCGGGTGGTTCACCCAATGCCTGTCCATTCAGCTGCATGGGGTTGGGGACGTGCGTCAAGGTCTGTCCTTTCGGCGCAATGTCCATTGTCGACGGGCTTGCCTCCATTGACCCGAAAAAATGTGTTGGCTGCGGCGCGTGTATTTCGGCCTGTCCTAAGTCTGTCTTGACTTTGGCGCCGAACACATCGGTGGCATGGGTTACCTGTAACTCGAAATGGAAGGGGCCGGACGTAAAGAAAGTCTGCTCCGTCGGGTGTATTGGGTGTTCCCTCTGTGCCAGGGTCTGTCCGGAGAAGGCGATCGCCGTGGATGGAAATCTGGCTGTGATCGACTTTGCAAAATGTACCGGTTGCGGCATGTGCATGGCTAAATGCCCTGCGGGATGCATCAACGCCCCTGTACCCATCGCCAAGGCCGTCTGA